The following proteins are co-located in the Plasmodium brasilianum strain Bolivian I chromosome 11, whole genome shotgun sequence genome:
- a CDS encoding hypothetical protein (conserved Plasmodium protein), which yields MNYEITTLLSSNSNMYSFHKNVQLKNKEDDLRLSSFLKRNIFNRYELRPKYFNMPISQIKSIRNERFERVSKNSWYDTSIFKKEKDIYLFYGEMKDGDPEGNDIEAPKIATGLVDETYIPGNVIDIFDPIIADDKQFDECSSLPRNILSCPINNIAIPSEKGKKNSLPLLSDGVLCNTDIPFINTKRKKVSKLTKINNMNRSKKKNNNNSRNSNSNSSYNNNSSNNSTNISSNNSTNNSNIRNHYLRFSNCKFSVNGGLHRSSKMDRSHTTKLKSNTIEFKNNINKKREIKNNILKYKKGNNSKYCYDYDVYTKDDTNKQIHDKGRVYISKENIPPVYECPTFYEKNSYILLTSNIFGKNRNKSITQFDALKGNIDEEANASSVQQGVDKEAHISCCVFPNTTNIVNNANAANPTNTTNIPNDNHFESNIKVKSITGKREKKPRCLPPNGDIKLGSKKFNHTNKNDEYGENGENDKNGENDKNGENDKNGENDKNDKNGENDKNDKNGENDKNDKNDKNDKNGEISKSRINGEDRRQEVEEKRCPIYGPTFESPHEPRYKPIYMSTNQGVHEEKNMHNSGEKEKMQISTCCQEKYEGVNGHRINCILSKNYTLLDRYNLECAEKNRGINVLLDPVNIKHKKELLARQMNRKLGISEHMTMKGLGGSDSKSRSKILLEDKNVPNDINSMQMLEVLPDDKICLYRNMNTTVCLTIDFTIYKPILVKNITQLSVHINNKIVRNIYINEYPHIFTVVVQQKVKINNERTLAKIKNKLVSIKETNILKFVFLNNEKELGCSYISIKNLLILGLEGSVFIQINDHIKDTNKEKNFIHSQIIPLYNQEMNILKPKVFISYKITCPKFLVDSIPLCEMVTSKEKIKYLQDTIRHVYNFIQESSLLKYVKNEKFVTVISEKGICNKGGRKESEKGGEGGGESVGERGGEGGGECVGERGGENVSKKGGEGGDTNVDVQTDSKLHHLLGSSFVDKEEKCEEEIKGHSICKNKKELPYSEQSDDQEKLKLKQNKRINKNIFCSVCSESSSTCNAKLCVEESDKIISTDNRNSKIARCSSDNHNYNNHDGYISRCDEFTAEKDGEKQNTQSEISIKSTGSYQKKRDNNTTHEHYNCKDDFIRANLERDKAEHQENHENNRNNEKYNKKTMGDDKSNQITSDKGKHGITDGSEKLLQGIESSFEGNSTVKLNNQDGSRYTNDKILHREPYFDRDEEKAKKTNNYPLKKYKKELDQKRLEIEKLKHSNNNINILYKACCRKLLKKNNSSKYINAQTNILIKFNEQDRYKLKDDKVRKDNPVESEQSLPLTKGNSVQDDIHMLKDKEENIKIKNKKSNKDDKNDGSYENDESVENDESDENNENNENDENDENSENDENDENDENDENDKYSENNENNKNEKNERNTNNKKNYTNCHINRSTSLSEVSVRERYAKMLMQNERCSSELVMHYVKRSEKELPLYSKSIDECIRNMFNSRKEKIYKNTKGTINIRNIRDNQKKNSSFREAKCFEGKEKEMEILLNRNESLKKEINKLKFSNAKYLNGIPTPNGSYNIKNEKQISTLQKPEKIRSHVESNYHNIYTESKKIRNFHNDIKKKHRYGNNNRFNFPLHFSNSYSHDLV from the exons ATGAATTATGAAATAACAACA CTGCTAAGTTCGAATAGTAATATGTATAGCTTTCACAAAAATGTgcagttaaaaaataaggaggATGATCTGAGACTAAGCTCCTTTTTGAAAAGAAACATATTCAATAGATATGAATTAAGACCGAAGTACTTTAATATGCCCATCTCTCAGATAAAAAGTATTAGAAATGAACGATTTGAACGTGTTTCTAAGAATTCATGGTATGACAcaagtatatttaaaaaagaaaaagatatttatttattttatggaGAAATGAAAGATGGGGACCCAGAGGGTAACGACATAGAAGCACCTAAAATTGCAACAGGATTAGTTGATGAGACGTATATACCTGGAAATGTAATAGATATATTTGATCCAATCATAGCAGATGATAAACAGTTCGATGAGTGTAGTAGCTTAcctagaaatatattaagttgtcctataaataatattgcaATCCCAAGtgagaaaggaaaaaaaaatagtctTCCTTTATTAAGTGATGGAGTTTTATGCAACACTGACATACCATTTATTAACacgaaaaggaaaaaagtgTCTAAATTAacgaaaattaataatatgaataggagtaaaaaaaaaaataataataatagtagaaacagtaatagcaatagtagttataataataatagtagtaataatagcacTAATATTAGCAGTAATAATAGCactaataatagtaatataagGAATCACTACCTACGTTTTAGTAACTGCAAATTTAGTGTGAATGGAGGGCTTCACAGAAGCAGCAAAATGGACAGAAGTCATACAACCAAGTTAAAAAGTAATACTatagaatttaaaaataatataaataaaaaaagagaaataaaaaataatattttgaaatataaaaaggggAATAATTCGAAATATTGTTATGATTATGATGTATATACTAAGGACGACACGAATAAGCAAATTCATGACAAGGGAAGAGTCTACATATCTAAAGAGAATATTCCCCCAGTATATGAATGTCCAactttttatgaaaaaaatagttatatCCTTCTGACAAGTaatatttttggaaaaaatagaaataaaagtatCACTCAATTTGATGCACTCAAGGGAAACATTGATGAAGAGGCAAACGCATCCTCCGTGCAGCAAGGTGTGGACAAGGAGGCGCATATTTCCTGTTGTGTCTTCCCCAATACCACAAACATTGTTAATAATGCTAATGCCGCTAACCCCACCAATACCACTAATATTCCAAATGACAATCATTTTGAAAGTAATATTAAGGTAAAATCCATAACCGGAAAACGAGAAAAGAAGCCTAGGTGTTTGCCCCCAAATGGAGATATAAAATTGGGGTCAAAGAAGTTTAACCATAcgaataaaaatgatgaatatgGTGAAAATGgtgaaaatgataaaaatggtgaaaatgataaaaatggtgaaaatgataaaaatggtgaaaatgataaaaatgataaaaatggtgaaaatgataaaaatgataaaaatggtgaaaatgataaaaatgataaaaatgataaaaatgataaaaatggtGAAATTAGTAAAAGTCGTATAAATGGAGAAGATCGCCGTCAAGAAGTTGAAGAGAAAAGGTGCCCAATTTATGGGCCAACTTTTGAATCGCCTCACGAACCAAGGTATAAGCCAATTTACATGTCAACCAATCAGGGTGTTCATGAGGAAAAGAACATGCACAATTCAGGAGAAAAGGAGAAGATGCAAATTAGCACATGTTGCCAAGAAAAATACGAGGGTGTAAATGGACATCGAATAAATTGTATATtgtcaaaaaattatacattattaGATAGGTATAATTTAGAATGCGCAGAGAAAAACAGAGGAATAAATGTTTTGTTAGACCcagtaaatataaaacataaaaaagagTTACTTGCACGACAAATGAACAGAAAATTGGGGATATCCGAACACATGACGATGAAGGGTTTAGGAGGAAGTGATTCTAAAAGTAGGAGCAAAATTTTGTTAGAAGATAAAAATGTTCCTAATGATATCAATAGTATGCAAATGTTGGAAGTGTTGCCTGATGATAAAATATGCTTGTACAGAAATATGAATACAACAGTATGTTTAACTATTGActttacaatatataaacCTATACTtgtgaaaaatataacgCAATTAAGTgtacacataaataataaaatcgtaagaaacatttatataaatgaatatccTCATATATTTACTGTTGTAGTACAacaaaaagttaaaataaataacgaAAGAACACTagctaaaataaaaaacaagtTGGTTAGTATAAAAGAaactaatatattaaaatttgtcTTTCTTAATAATGAGAAAGAATTGGGATGCTCCTATATCAGTATTAAAAACTTGTTAATATTAGGATTAGAAGGAAGtgtatttatacaaattaatGATCATATAAAGGATACaaacaaagaaaagaattttatacattctcaaattattcctttatataatcaagaaatgaatattttaaaacccAAAGTATTTATAAGCTACAAAATCACTTGCCCCAAGTTCCTTGTTGATTCTATTCCACTTTGTGAAATGGTCACATCTaaggagaaaataaaatatttgcaaGATACAATAAGACATGTATATAACTTTATTCAAGAGTCTTCACTACTCAAGtacgtaaaaaatgaaaagtttGTAACTGTAATTAGTGAAAAAGGGATTTGTAATAAAGGGGGGAGAAAGGAAAGCGAAAAGGGGGGCGAAGGAGGGGGTGAAAGTGTAGGCGAAAGAGGAGGCGAAGGAGGAGGTGAATGTGTAGGCGAAAGAGGAGGTGAAAATGTAAGCAAAAAAGGAGGCGAAGGAGGAGATACAAATGTAGATGTGCAGACTGATTCTAAATTGCATCACTTACTCGGGAGTAGTTTTGTGGATAAGGAGGAAAAATGTgaggaagaaataaaaggTCATtcaatatgtaaaaataaaaaggaattgCCTTACTCTGAACAGTCTGATGAccaagaaaaattaaaattaaaacaaaataaacggataaataaaaatattttttgtagtGTTTGCAGTGAAAGTAGTAGTACATGTAATGCAAAACTCTGTGTAGAAGAAAGCGACAAAATAATAAGTACAGATAACAGAAATAGCAAAATTGCACGTTGTAGTAGTGATAACCATAACTATAATAACCATGATGGTTATATTTCACGCTGTGATGAATTTACTGCTGAAAAGGATggagaaaaacaaaatacgCAGAGTGAAATTAGTATAAAGAGTACAGGAAgctatcaaaaaaaaagggacaATAATACTACTCATGAGCATTATAATTGTAAAGATGATTTCATAAGGGCTAATTTAGAAAGAGATAAAGCAGAGCATCAAGAAAATCATGAAAATAACAGGAATAATGAAaagtacaataaaaaaacaatggGTGATGACAAATCAAACCAAATTACAAGCGATAAAGGAAAGCATGGAATAACTGACGGAAGTGAGAAACTCCTTCAGGGGATAGAATCTTCCTTTGAGGGGAACAGTACAGTAAAATTGAATAATCAAGATGGGTCTAGATATACAAATGACAAAATCTTACATAGAGAACCTTATTTTGATAGGGATGAAGAGAAAGCTAAAAAGACGAACAATTACCCACTAA aaaaatataagaaagaATTAGACCAAAAAAGGTTAGAAATAGAAAAGCTGAAACACTCGAATAACAACATAAACATTTTGTATAAAGCATGCTGTAGAAAActgctaaaaaaaaataatagtagtaaatatataaatgcccAAACAAATAtcttaattaaatttaatgaacAGGACAggtataaattaaaagatgaCAAGGTGCGGAAGGACAACCCCGTGGAAAGCGAGCAAAGCCTACCTCTAACAAAGGGAAACTCAGTCCAGGATGATATACACATgttaaaagataaagaagaaaatattaaaataaaaaataagaaaagtaataaagatgataaaaatgatggaagttatgaaaatgatgaaagtgttgaaaatgatgaaagtgatgaaaataatgaaaataatgaaaatgatgaaaatgatgaaaatagtgaaaatgatgaaaatgatgaaaatgatgaaaatgatgaaaatgataaatatagtgaaaataatgaaaataataaaaatgagaaaaatgagagaaatacgaataataaaaaaaattatactaacTGCCATATTAACCGCAGTACTTCCTTATCGGAAGTATCTGTAAGGGAACGATATGCCAAAATGTTAATGCAAAATGAAAGATGTTCCAGTGAATTAGTTATGCATTATGTAAAGAGAAGTGAAAAAGAACTACCCTTGTATTCAAAATCAATAGATGAATGTATACGTAACATGTTTAATTCTCGCaaggaaaaaatttacaaaaatacaaaagGCACCATAAATATCAGAAATATCCGAGacaatcaaaaaaaaaatagcagtTTTAGAGAAGCAAAATGCTTtgaaggaaaagaaaaagaaatggaaATTCTTCTAAACAGAAAtgaatcattaaaaaaagaaataaataaattaaaatttagtaatgcaaaatatttaaatggtATACCAACGCCGAATGGTTCTTATAACataaagaatgaaaaacaaatttcCACGCTACAAAAACCTGAAAAAATTAGAAGTCATGTAGAAAGTAATTATCATAACATATACACAGAGtccaaaaaaataagaaattttcacaatgatattaaaaaaaaacataggTACGGCAATAACAATAGATTTAATTTTCCTCTTCATTTTTCTAATAGTTATTCACATGACCTCGTGTAG
- a CDS encoding RWD domain-containing protein encodes MLPGKRDKTHDKLSGVKIHNSNSNSSNVGSTNIRDNNIRSCNIGSSNIGISNIGISNIGISNIGISNIGISNIGISNIRSSNIRSSHIRSSIINRSNIKSAEVHRGKIKGKKENLEKKTKGTSSNEGKKDNETFVECVIKDKKEREKILLQCEELQRKELEALKLIYVRDKELNIKNENNKESDTIIYMQLNDENISDNIINLTFELPKDYPLKSFLIININVKNFTPDMNSYINQEIYKDIQNYLDQESSILNIIYKVNELVENIQNRKEAVVEHISSLSDEQENTSDIKEDEGNENFQNYQNQIIDDKLPFLYYHNMSFSNHKKILARRLCYSHHILNLVKRSCIIKWAKELKIGGYSKIGYPGIIICEGPKDEVDFYINSLNKLRWKHFDCRGMDDIELNEYENIEEARVLPKTMREIDPKGMSTLSDICTQCGLRDLFLTSMKIYNPSRKTATNERNQNVQNNNKERKKKKMK; translated from the coding sequence aTGTTACCAGGCAAAAGAGATAAAACACATGACAAATTGAGTGGagtaaaaatacataatagtaacagtaatagtagtaacgTGGGTAGTACTAATATTAGAGATAATAATATCAGAAGTTGTAATATCGGAAGTAGTAATATCGGAATTAGTAATATCGGAATTAGTAATATCGGAATTAGTAATATCGGAATTAGTAATATCGGAATTAGTAATATCGGAATTAGTAATATCAGAAGTAGCAATATCAGAAGTAGTCATATCAGAAGTAGTATTATTAATAGAAGTAATATCAAATCTGCGGAAGTGCATAGGGGCAAAATTAAGGGGAAGAAggaaaatttagaaaaaaaaactaaaggCACTAGTTCAAACGAGGGAAAGAAGGACAATGAAACTTTTGTGGAGTGTGTTATAAAGgacaaaaaagaaagagaaaaaatattactacaATGTGAAGAGTTGCAAAGAAAAGAACTGGAAGCTTTAAAATTGATTTATGTTCGAgataaagaattaaatataaaaaatgaaaataataaagaaagtgatacaataatatatatgcaattaaatgatgaaaatatttcagataacataataaatttaacttTTGAGTTACCAAAGGATTACCCTTtaaaatcttttttaataattaatataaatgtaaaaaatttcacACCTGATATGAATAGTTATATTAATCAAGAAATTTATAAAGATATTCAAAATTACTTGGACCAAGAGAGtagtattttaaatattatatataaagtcAACGAATTAGTcgaaaatatacaaaataggAAAGAGGCAGTAGTTGAGcatatttcttctttatcaGATGAACAGGAAAATACAAGTGATATAAAAGAAGACGAAGGTAAcgaaaattttcaaaattatcaAAACCAGATAATAGATGACAAATTACCATTTCTATACTATCATAATATGTCCTTTTccaatcataaaaaaatattagccCGAAGGTTATGCTATTCACATCATATACTTAATTTAGTAAAAAGATCATGCATAATTAAGTGGgcaaaagaattaaaaattggAGGATATTCAAAAATAGGTTATCCcggaattattatttgtgaAGGCCCCAAAGATGAAGTAGATTTCTACATCAATagtttaaataaattgaGATGGAAACATTTTGATTGTAGAGGTATGGATGATAttgaattaaatgaatatgaaaatatagaaGAAGCACGAGTACTTCCAAAAACCATGCGTGAAATAGACCCAAAGGGTATGAGCACACTGTCAGACATATGTACCCAATGTGGCTTAAGGGACCTTTTCTTAACTAgcatgaaaatttataaccCAAGTAGGAAGACCGCAACGAATGAAAGAAACCAGAACGTACAAAACAATAATAAGGagaggaaaaagaagaaaatgaagTGA